From Lysinibacillus sp. SGAir0095, the proteins below share one genomic window:
- a CDS encoding rhodanese-like domain-containing protein yields the protein MKTMTTDELINLLDANEDLNIIDVREDFEVEQGMIPGAIHIPLGSIPEKAPELDKSKEYIMVCKGGVRSANAGEYLESQGFQVTNLEGGMMAYDGELEFK from the coding sequence ATGAAAACAATGACAACGGATGAATTAATTAATCTGCTTGATGCAAATGAAGATTTAAACATTATTGATGTTCGCGAGGATTTCGAGGTGGAACAGGGCATGATTCCAGGTGCAATCCATATTCCATTAGGCTCAATCCCGGAAAAAGCGCCTGAATTAGACAAATCAAAAGAATACATCATGGTATGTAAAGGCGGCGTACGCAGTGCCAACGCAGGGGAATACTTAGAATCGCAAGGCTTTCAAGTAACGAATCTTGAAGGCGGCATGATGGCTTATGACGGGGAACTAGAGTTTAAGTAA
- a CDS encoding trimeric intracellular cation channel family protein, which produces MAWEVFSIIGTIAFAISGAIVAMEEEYDLFGVYLLGIVTAFGGGAVRNILIGLPVSTLWSQEMMFQIAIAAITVFFLVPHHLIKHWNRWGNFTDAIGLSAFAIQGAIYAVSLELPISAVIVAAVLTGSGGGIIRDLLARRKPLVLRDEIYAVWAAGAGLIIGLQLLDGDIYLYALFIAITALRVFSYTKHWKLPVRTLKKLEETKSKSTTIKIDTNNRAHR; this is translated from the coding sequence ATGGCATGGGAAGTTTTTAGTATCATTGGTACCATCGCCTTTGCAATTTCTGGTGCAATTGTAGCCATGGAAGAAGAATACGATTTGTTTGGTGTTTATTTATTGGGGATTGTGACTGCTTTTGGCGGAGGTGCAGTACGAAACATACTAATTGGTTTACCAGTTTCAACATTGTGGAGCCAAGAAATGATGTTTCAAATTGCAATTGCGGCGATTACGGTATTTTTCCTGGTTCCTCATCATTTGATTAAACACTGGAACCGCTGGGGAAATTTCACGGATGCGATTGGCTTATCTGCCTTTGCCATCCAAGGGGCAATTTACGCTGTTTCACTTGAGCTTCCGATTAGTGCTGTCATCGTTGCGGCTGTTCTAACAGGATCCGGTGGAGGAATTATACGTGATTTATTAGCACGAAGAAAGCCATTAGTCCTTCGTGATGAAATATATGCAGTATGGGCTGCAGGGGCAGGATTAATCATTGGCCTTCAGCTTTTAGATGGGGATATATACTTATATGCATTATTTATTGCCATCACCGCTTTACGTGTTTTTTCGTATACAAAGCATTGGAAGCTACCTGTGCGAACATTGAAAAAGCTTGAAGAGACTAAATCCAAAAGTACAACAATCAAAATCGATACAAATAATAGAGCACATAGATGA